One Anaerolineae bacterium genomic window, GGCAATTGGGTTGTTATAGAGCATGCACGACAGGTCTGTCGCCCGGAGGACGGCCTGTACGTGCGCCTTCATCTCGCGCCAATCGCCAGAGTATACATAAGGTGGCAAAATCATCAAGCCCTGACAGCCAACCTCCGCTGCCTTCTCGGCCAGACATACAGCTTCAGCGGTGCTCAATGCCGAGATGCCAGCGACCACGGGCGCGGCCCTGCCGAGTGCTTGAACGCAGGTCCGCAGCACCTCAACCTTTTCCTCAAATTGCAACGTTGCCGCCTCGCCGAGCGATCCAAGGGCGACGATACCGGTGCAGCCATTCTGTATCAGCCACTTAGCATGCCATGTTAGAAACTCGTGATCCACGCTCAAATCAGCCCGGAATGCCGTGGTGATCGCCGGCACTACGCCTTCCCATCTCACCGCTTTGCTCCTTTCGAATAGCGATCCGGGGCGAGTAGCTCGATAGGGATTGCGGGCTTCTCCCCGGAAAGCAATTCGGCCATCAGTTTCCCGGTGATAGGCCCCAGGCTTAGGCCCATCATTGCGTGGCCGGTGGCAATAGATAGGTTGATATATCGTGAAAAGCGACCCATATAGGGCAAGCCATCTGGCGAGCAGGGGCGCAGGCCACGCCAGGGACGGATGCCGCGAAAATCGTCAGGTGTGTAATCTGGATAGTAACGAGGCACGGCCTGGATGATGCTCCTCACTCGTCGGGCGTTGATCCCTTCATCGAGGCCAGCCATCTCCATGGTGCCGCCGAAGCGCAGCGTGCCGCCCATGGGCGTCACCGCCACGCGCGCTTCGGTGAGGATAGCGCATCGCACTGGCAACTGGCGTGGGTGGGAAAGTGTCAGGCTGTACCCTTTGCCCGCCTGCATTGGTAGGCGCAGCCCGAGGCTGCGAACGAGGATCGGCGACCATGCGCCGCTGCAGACGACGTATTCGTCGGCGACGAAATCGCCGCGCGGAGTGCAGGCAGCCTCAATACGATCGCCGCGGACGCGCCAGCCGGTGACCTCCGTACTCCACACGAACTGCACGCCGTCTCGTTCGAGCTGTCGGGTCAAGCTCGCCAGAAAGCGCTCGGGCGAGAGATGGCAGTCCTTTGGGAAGTACACCGCTCCGGCGATATCCATGCGGACCTCTGGCTCGAGCTCGGCGGTTTGCCGGGCGTCGAGGACCTCCGCTGGCACGCCGAGCCGGCACGCCTGTTCGGCGACCTTCGCCTCTTCCTCCAGGGCATGGCCTGTTTTGCAGAGCATTAGCAAACCTTTCTGGACCAGGCCGAAATCATCGTGCAGTTGCGATGCCAGTTCTTCAAAGCAGGCTCGGCTGGCCAGGTGCAGATCGCGCAGCAACGGCGCGGCCCGGGCAACGTGAGCGGCATTAGCAGCGCGGTAGAACTTCCACCCCCAGTCCAGCAGCTCCCAGCTCAGGCGGGGTTTGATATAAAACGGGCTTTCCGGGTTCCACATCCACCGCAGCGCCTGCCCAACCACCCCTGGCGCGGCCAGCGGCACAAAGTGGCTGGGCACGATCATGCCTGCGTTACTGAGCGAGCAGTTGTCTGGGTTAGCTGGGCCTCGTTCCAGCATGGTCACACGATGTCCCCGCTGGATGGCATAATAGGCAGTGCAAAGCCCGATGACGCCGCTACCGATGATGAGGATGTGCTTACTCATCAGCTCCGCGAATCCCCCAACAGAATGGATCGCGCTCATCGAGGATCAGCGTAGCTTCGGCAGTAATGAACGCCGTGCCGCGAATGGTAGGCTGGATGGCACCGT contains:
- a CDS encoding FAD-dependent oxidoreductase; its protein translation is MSKHILIIGSGVIGLCTAYYAIQRGHRVTMLERGPANPDNCSLSNAGMIVPSHFVPLAAPGVVGQALRWMWNPESPFYIKPRLSWELLDWGWKFYRAANAAHVARAAPLLRDLHLASRACFEELASQLHDDFGLVQKGLLMLCKTGHALEEEAKVAEQACRLGVPAEVLDARQTAELEPEVRMDIAGAVYFPKDCHLSPERFLASLTRQLERDGVQFVWSTEVTGWRVRGDRIEAACTPRGDFVADEYVVCSGAWSPILVRSLGLRLPMQAGKGYSLTLSHPRQLPVRCAILTEARVAVTPMGGTLRFGGTMEMAGLDEGINARRVRSIIQAVPRYYPDYTPDDFRGIRPWRGLRPCSPDGLPYMGRFSRYINLSIATGHAMMGLSLGPITGKLMAELLSGEKPAIPIELLAPDRYSKGAKR